In Juglans microcarpa x Juglans regia isolate MS1-56 chromosome 7D, Jm3101_v1.0, whole genome shotgun sequence, the following are encoded in one genomic region:
- the LOC121238639 gene encoding pentatricopeptide repeat-containing protein At4g18975, chloroplastic isoform X1, producing the protein MFRSPTMSFLVRRLTQLGEVRVRYFNSSNYSNMSFPSQKSLPGPTATTETSFQDECNGQPMRPEKNAGGVQERRIGENVSRKDKVNFLVNTLLDIKDSKEAVYGALDAWVAWEQNFPIVSIKRALLALEKEQQWHRVVQVIKWMLSKGQGTTMGTYGQLIRALDMDHRAEEAHKIWERKIGMDLHSVPWQLCRQMISIYYRNNMLKSLVKLFKDLEAFDRKPPEKSIVQRVADAYEMLGLLEEKERVLEKYNDLFTGNESP; encoded by the exons ATGTTTAGATCACCTACAATGTCTTTTCTG GTTCGCCGGTTAACTCAGCTTGGAGAGGTACGGGTCCGATATTTTAACAGTTCCAATTACAGCAACATGTCGTTTCCATCTCAGAAATCTCTCCCAGGCCCTACAGCAACTACTGAGACATCATTTCAG GATGAATGCAACGGCCAACCTATGCGTCCGGAGAAGAATGCCGGGGGCGTGCAAGAGCGTCGAATTGGGGAGAATGTTTCAAGGAAGGATAAAGTCAATTTTCTTGTGAATACA CTTCTTGATATCAAGGATAGTAAGGAAGCTGTTTATGGTGCGTTAGATGCATGGGTTGCATGGGAGCAAAACTTTCCTATTGTATCAATCAAGAGGGCATTGCTTGCTCTTGAAAAGGAACAGCAGTGGCATAGAGTTGTTCAG GTAATTAAATGGATGCTAAGCAAGGGGCAGGGAACTACAATGGGAACATACGGGCAACTCATACGGGCTTTAGATATGGACCACAGAGCAGAAGAAGCACACAAGATTTGGGAGCGGAAAATTGGGATGGATCTACATTCAGTTCCTTGGCAGTTGTGCAGACAAATGATATCTATATACTATCGAAACAACATGCTGAAGAGTCTTGTAAAG CTCTTCAAGGACTTGGAAGCTTTTGATCGGAAACCTCCAGAGAAGTCAATAGTGCAGAGAGTGGCGGATGCATATGAGATGTTGGGCTTacttgaagaaaaagagagggtgCTGGAAAAGTACAATGACCTTTTCACTGGAAATGAATCCCCGTGA
- the LOC121238639 gene encoding pentatricopeptide repeat-containing protein At4g18975, chloroplastic isoform X2, translating to MFRSPTMSFLVRRLTQLGEVRVRYFNSSNYSNMSFPSQKSLPGPTATTETSFQDECNGQPMRPEKNAGGVQERRIGENVSRKDKVNFLVNTLLDIKDSKEAVYGALDAWVAWEQNFPIVSIKRALLALEKEQQWHRVVQVIKWMLSKGQGTTMGTYGQLIRALDMDHRAEEAHKIWERKIGMDLHSVPWQLCRQMISIYYRNNMLKSLVKVSFLSAFSFLLS from the exons ATGTTTAGATCACCTACAATGTCTTTTCTG GTTCGCCGGTTAACTCAGCTTGGAGAGGTACGGGTCCGATATTTTAACAGTTCCAATTACAGCAACATGTCGTTTCCATCTCAGAAATCTCTCCCAGGCCCTACAGCAACTACTGAGACATCATTTCAG GATGAATGCAACGGCCAACCTATGCGTCCGGAGAAGAATGCCGGGGGCGTGCAAGAGCGTCGAATTGGGGAGAATGTTTCAAGGAAGGATAAAGTCAATTTTCTTGTGAATACA CTTCTTGATATCAAGGATAGTAAGGAAGCTGTTTATGGTGCGTTAGATGCATGGGTTGCATGGGAGCAAAACTTTCCTATTGTATCAATCAAGAGGGCATTGCTTGCTCTTGAAAAGGAACAGCAGTGGCATAGAGTTGTTCAG GTAATTAAATGGATGCTAAGCAAGGGGCAGGGAACTACAATGGGAACATACGGGCAACTCATACGGGCTTTAGATATGGACCACAGAGCAGAAGAAGCACACAAGATTTGGGAGCGGAAAATTGGGATGGATCTACATTCAGTTCCTTGGCAGTTGTGCAGACAAATGATATCTATATACTATCGAAACAACATGCTGAAGAGTCTTGTAAAGGTAAGCTTCTTGTCTGCTTTCAGTTTTTTACTTTCTTAG